In Odontesthes bonariensis isolate fOdoBon6 chromosome 9, fOdoBon6.hap1, whole genome shotgun sequence, the following proteins share a genomic window:
- the LOC142388560 gene encoding zinc finger FYVE domain-containing protein 1, with protein MSDILMKEMDSLSIGPVKPEGHRDVTRSFLLVDEQENLKVHDETEFVEKLGCADVAGVKVLSIFGNTGDGKSHTLNHILFGGESVFYTSKSPSSCTVGVWAAYNPALSLVALDTEGLLGAAANQNQRMRLLLKVLAVSDIVVYRTRAERLHNDMFHFLSSASVAYLKHFTPELRALSSRCGLDVPLSSLGPAVIVFQETTHTQLLGHDSKVAGHADTLLQKRFHDLGLGTEAFSSVQYVGTQTITPPTDYSRLLEAVRQQVKNTHTRSPRQPGIVFHALEALSERFCGELSDEKMTLYSFFPDEYFTCSSVCQSCNIRCKNGMNHLRDRVPHVADGLCQYAHQYNNKVLICKRCYEGGREVIVVPKTSASSDNPWFGLAKFAWSGYVLECASCGVIYRSRQYWMGNQDPESGVVRSEVKHVWEGSDTFLTNHQNAAQRVLDGMNYVIQSVSEYGTGPTKAVTAWLTDQVAPPYWRPNAEITVCRGCQKVFEEAERKHHCRSCGDGFCHPCSSHRMPVPERGWGSCPVRVCKACYRQGGPPDSNREVCKVEPRGLIARRVTEVAQSTLDMVTTAVDYPLCFVKDVARPDYWVPDQNITQCNQCSKTFTPAMSKHHCRACGQGVCGPCSTHNKPVPSRGWDHPVRVCDSCHARTDSL; from the exons ATGTCAGACATATTAATGAAGGAAATGGATAGTTTATCGATAGGTCCAGTGAAGCCAGAGGGGCACCGTGATGTCACCCGGAGCTTCCTGCTTGTGGACGAACAAGAAAACCTGAAG GTCCATGATGAGACTGAGTTTGTGGAAAAACTTGGCTGTGCAGATGTTGCAGGTGTAAAGGTCCTCTCAATCTTTGGCAACACCGGCGATGGCAAGTCCCATACGCTCAACCACATCCTGTTTGGTGGTGAGAGTGTGTTCTACACCTCCAAGTCCCCAAGCTCCTGCACGGTGGGAGTGTGGGCTGCTTACAATCCTGCTCTCAGCCTGGTCGCCCTGGATACAGAAGGCCTGTTGGGAGCAGCAGCCAATCAAAACCAGAGAATGCGACTGTTGCTGAAG GTTTTGGCAGTGTCTGACATAGTTGTCTATCGCACACGAGCAGAGCGCCTCCATAACGACATGTTCCACTTCCTGAGCAGTGCCTCAGTGGCCTACCTGAAGCACTTCACCCCGGAGCTGAGGGCCTTGTCCAGCCGCTGCGGTCTGGATGTGCCCCTGTCCTCTCTTGGACCTGCTGTCATCGTCTTTCAGGAGACTACACACACCCAGCTGCTGGGCCACG ACTCCAAGGTGGCCGGTCATGCTGACACGCTGCTCCAGAAGCGTTTTCATGACCTGGGTTTGGGGACTGAGGCCTTCAGCTCGGTACAGTATGTAGGCACTCAGACCATCACACCCCCCACAGACTACAGCAGGCTGCTGGAGGCCGTCAGACAGCAAGTGAAGAACACTCACACACGCTCCCCCCGCCAGCCGGGGATAGTATTTCATGCTCTGGAA GCTCTGAGTGAGCGTTTCTGTGGGGAACTATCAGACGAAAAGATGACACTGTACTCCTTCTTCCCAGACGAGTACTTCACTTGTTCCTCCGTCTGCCAGAGCTGCAA CATTCGCTGTAAAAATGGAATGAATCATCTCAGAGACAGGGTCCCCCACGTGGCAGATGGACTCTGCCAGTATGCACACCAATATAACAACAAGGTCCTCATCTGTAAG CGGTGCTATGAAGGGGGCAGAGAGGTGATTGTAGTCCCCAAAACATCGGCCTCCTCAGACAACCCATGGTTTGGACTGGCCAAATTTGCCTGGTCAGG ATATGTGTTGGAGTGCGCCAGCTGTGGTGTAATCTACCGCAGCAGACAGTACTGGATGGGAAACCAGGACCCCGAGAGCGGCGTGGTGAGATCCGAGGTCAAGCATGTCTGGGAGGGG TCCGACACCTTTCTGACCAACCACCAGAATGCCGCCCAGAGGGTCCTGGATGGTATGAACTATGTGATTCAGTCGGTGTCTGAGTATGGTACCGGCCCCACTAAAGCTGTCACAGCCTGGCTCACTGACCAGGTGGCGCCTCCGTACTGGAGGCCCAATGCAGAGATCACA GTCTGTCGTGGATGTCAGAAGGTGTTTGAGGAGGCTGAGAGGAAGCATCACTGTAGATCATGCGGCGATGGTTTCTGCCATCCCTGCTCCAGCCACAGGATGCCGGTGCCAGAGCGGGGCTGGGGGAGTTGTCCTGTAAGAGTGTGTAAGGCCTGCTACAGGCAGGGAGGGCCACCCGACAGTAACCGTGAGG TGTGTAAGGTGGAGCCTCGGGGTCTGATAGCTCGCAGGGTGACGGAGGTGGCCCAGTCTACACTGGACATGGTAACTACAGCTGTGGACTACCCTCTCT GTTTTGTGAAGGATGTGGCTCGACCAGACTACTGGGTCCCAGACCAGAACATCACCCAGTGCAATCAGTGCTCCAAAAC